The Priestia megaterium NBRC 15308 = ATCC 14581 region ACCTGGCAGAAGGAGCTAACCGCTCTGTTCTTATTCAAAGTCCTTATGTGGTGCCAACCAATGCGATGAGAAAGTATATAGCAATGAAAAAGAATCCAGCTGTTCAATGGACGCTACTCACAAATTCAGTTACATCTACGCCCAATGTGTTGGCTTTTTCCGGGTATATAAGTATGCGTGATAAGATTATGAAGACAGGTGTAAAGCTTTACGAATACCAAGGACCTTATTCCATCCATGCAAAGTCTGTGATTTATGATCAAAGACTGAGCGCCGTAGGCTCTTTTAATTTAGATTCTCGTTCTACATTTTTGAATAATGAATCAATGGTCATTATCGATAGTCAAGAATTTGCAAAAAAGTTGACGATGGCGATGGAAAACAAAATGGATAAAAGTATCCTTATTGCCAACCATAAGCGATGGATTAAATCTCCTGACATCCAAAAGAAAGAAGAACCTGTTATGAAGCGAACCTTCCTATACGCCCTTGCAAAAGTGACGAGGTTTTTTAAGGAATTTATTTAAACAATCGGCAGTAAAACAAAAAGCACTCAATGGTATATCCATTGAGTGCTTTTTGTGACATATCTTATAAATAAGTGAATAAACACATTTATAAGATATGTAAATTATCCCCTTTTATTTACTGGAGAAAATCGGTAGTATAAACATAATAAATAAAAAGGAGGAAGGTACATGGAAACCGCCGTTTTAATGAAACCAGATGTAGCTTATAAAAAGGCTTATATGAGCTTTTATCATGAATGGAAAGCAAGCGGAGAAAAAATGATTCCGTGGGTAATTGCTAAAGATCCTGCTTACTTTGAAAAAATGGTTCAAGAGTTGTTAGATGCAGAAAAAGGGATCGGATTAAAAAAAGGATATGTACCCGATTCCACCTACTGGCTAATGCATCACGAAAAAGTAATAGGCGTAGTTAATATCCGCCATGAGCTAAGTGAAATACTGCGAAACAGCGGAGGACATATAGGTTATGGTATTCGGCCAAGCGAAAGACAAAAAGGATATGCGAAGCTGCTACTGAAGTTATCTCTTCAAGAAATTAAAAAGCTGGGAGTTCAACGTGCATTAGTTGTGTGTGATGATTGGAACACGGCTTCTCGTCGAACTATTCTGGCAAACGGTGGTATACAAGACGAGGATTATATAGAAGAGAACGGAGCTGTTGTTCAACGCTTTTGGATTCATACGGATAAAATGGCATAAAAAAGAGATGAATTTTTTAATTCACCTCTTTTCTGTTTAGTCATATTGTTTTAAAGCTAACTTCAGCCGCATATAGGTATACATAGCGTATGCCTGTCTTCCTTTTAAACTGTACGGATTTGCTTTGGAGCAAAGACAGTCAAGGAATTGCTCATCACATGAGCGGCATGATCCGTAATCTTCATAGCATAAATCATGGTATTTACAGCAGCAGTCTACATCATTTACAGGACAGCCGGGCCCACTGCAGCCGGGACCACACCATTTATAGCCGGGGAAGAGGCAGGGCGTGGCTTTCCGTTTGTTCGGAACAGACATAATCATACATCCTTTTCAATAGTCTCTTTACATTAAATGCAAGAAAGAGAAAAGAGACAGGGACAAACACCTTGCAGCAGCAGCCTAATTTTTATAAATTTCTATTTAATCGATAAATGCGTCATTCATCCGCATTAGTAGTTTGCCAAACAGCTCCTTTTCTTCACTTGACCATTTTTTTAACATACTATGATAGCGTTCAAGGCGCATTTGTTTATCAGTTTGCAGCATGCGTTTTCCACGTGGTGTGATGTCAAATAGGCTGACGCGTCCATCCGAAGGATCAGAAGAGCGGGAAATAAGCTTTTTGTTTTCTAAAGCAGCAGCTTGTCTAGACAGAGTTGAAATGTCGAGTTTAAATGCTTCTGCTAGCTCTTTTACACGAGCTGGTCCAAATTCATCTAATTGCCGCAATAATAAATAAGCTGATCTTTCTAGATTTCCTATTTTATTTTCAGAATTATCAAGATAGACGGCTCGTCTAATAAAGGTAGTAAGTTCATATTCAATCAATTCAATTGAATTTTTTTCTTGCATTATAATCTCTCCTTACAAAATCATTCATTGACAAAGAAATATATACTTGTATAATACAAATGTATATATAGTTGTATAGTACAAGTAAAAGTAAGTAAAGTAAAGGATGTTTATATAGTTAAATGTTAGACAACATGACAAAGTAAAGAGAGGAGGACAACTGTTCTTTATCTATAGGACAGTGACCTATAATGAAAGTGATACGAATCATTTTACAAATCGCGATTCTTTATGCTTTTTCTATGATTGGCGAAGCTGTTCACCACATACTTCACCTGCCTATCCCAGGCAGTATTATAGGCTTAATTTTAATGCTCATTTGCTTAACGTGCAAAATTGTTCCCATCAAAGTGATCGAAGACGGAGCAAGCTTCTTGTTATCTTTTTTACCTTTATTATTCATACCAGCTATGGCAGGAGTGATGAATTATCCTTCGCTTCTTTCAAGCAGCGGAGCGATTTTGTTTTTAATTATTGTGCTTAGTACAATCATTACGATGGCTGCCGCGGGGGCTGCCAGCCAACTTTTAGAAAAGAAAGCGAACAAACGAAAGGAGAAACAACAGTGCAAGAATTCTTTATCGCGCTCTTTATAATCATAGCTACAGTTGCTTTGTATCTAGTCATGGCGAAAGTATACGTACGGTTCTCCTACCCAATTCTTATTCCAGTGTTAACTACAACCGTATTCGTTATTCTTCTTTTGCTTGCTTTTCATATTTCTTATGACGAGTATATGATTGGAGGCAAATGGATTAATTCACTTCTGGGGCCAGCGGTTGTTGCATTAGCGTATCCACTTTATAAACAGCGTGAGATGCTAGTGAAATACAGCATTCCTATTATTGGAGGAGTGTTTGTAGGATTATTTGCAGGCATGATTAGCGGACTTGTGTTCGCTGAAGTATTCGGCATTGACCGAAGCCTGATTTTATCCATTGTTCCTAAGTCTATTACCACTCCCGTTGCAATTCAAATTGCTACGGGACTAGGAGGGGTGCCATCCATGACTGTGGTATTTGTTATGATTGCAGGCTTTTCGGGAGTAATTCTTGGACCTTTACTTTTAAAGTGGATTCGTATTAAAAGTTCTTTAGGAAAAGGAATTGCCCTAGGCAGCGCTTCTCATGCGCTAGGAACTTCTAAAGCATTTGAATACGGTGAACTAACGGTATCGATGAGCTCGGTATCAATGACGTTAAGCGCTGTACTGGGCTCGGTTTTTGGGCCGATTGTTGTCTGGCTATTCCAAGTGTAAAGTGAGATAAGTAAATACAGAAAACAACCCTGTTTGAGTTCAAACAGGGTTGTTTTCTATGTCAAATTACGAATTTTATTCGCAGCAAACTTTCAGTTGTGCGGCTCTTACTCTGGTACTATAATAAAAAGAAAGAAAATTCATAAAATAACCGCTTTTTTGTTATTTTTAGGAAGGCTAGTCAATTGTCAGTTGGGTAAGTAGGCTTAGTCAAGGTTATATACGCAGTAAAAATAGCAGAAAAGAGGAGCTGAACATATTTTATGAAAGAGGAGCTCGTGTATATAGGAAAAAAGATTCTTGAACATAAATATAGCTTGTCAGAAAAATTAGCCGAACGTTTAGATTCTACACATACGCTAAGTATAGAGGAATTAAAAGAAAAGAAAATTTTGAAATGGCGAGTGTCAATTATGGAGTACTTTGGAAGAGCGCTATTTGAAGAACAAGAGGATGTACTTAAACTTGTTAAAGAATGGGCACTTGACACGGGAAAATATGCAGTGGAAAAAAATATTCCTTTAGAAAAAGCACTCGGTATCCTCCCAATCTATCGCAGCGTTATTTGGGATGTATTTACAAGAGAACTAGAGGAGCATCAGTTTGCTGCAATTACCATGCTGCATGTCAGTGAGCGAATTGATCCGCTTTTAGATACGGTAACATATGTTTTTGGTCAAATTTATGATGAGCATAATCGATATATGATGAATTTAGCTTACACGTCACTAGAAGAACTGTCAGTTCCGCTCGTACCTGTCACAAAAGGTATCGCTATTATGCCGATTATTGGAGAAATTGATACTCATCGCTCGCAAGTTATTATGGAAACTTGCTTGAAAAAAGGGACAAGCCTTCAATTATCCTATCTTATTTTGGATATTTCAGGTGTCGTGATTATTGATACAATGGTAGCAGACAATCTGTTCAAAATTCATCGATCTCTCAAATTAGTAGGAGTGGAAGCCATTATAACAGGGATACGACCGGAAATTGCCCAAACGGTAGTGAAACTGGGAATTAATTTTAATCAAATTAAAACAGAAGCAAATTTAGAAGCAGCGCTTTTAAAAATTGGGTTTAGACGTCCTGAAGAACATAGCCGTGCGCATGTATCATCACAACGCATAAAATGACCTGTTATGAACATACAATGGAGATATTCCTTCTTCTAAACGTCGGTATGAAATATGGATTTCAGCAGATAGAAAGTAAGCGCATAGTAAAAAAGCGGATGTTAATCAACATCCGCTTTTTTACTTAATAAATGCCATATGCCATGGTAGCACAAAAGCATAAACGAGGAAGTATAGCACTATTGAATAGATAAAAAACCAGCCGTTTAAATGCATATAGCCACTTTTAATCATTCCGTATTCTATGAGTAGTGAACCAGCGCAAAAGAGAAGTGATAAAACCCATTTATTTTTAGCTGTTAAGTAAGTCAAAAATAAAATGGAAAGAGAAGGTGGAATAAATGTATAGCTTAGAATATCTCCAAGTCCTGTAACTTTTGGATCTCCCAAATCAATCATGTTAAAAACACGCGTAATGATAACATCACAAAGCCATCCGACAAATCCAACTACGCAAAACGTGATATAAAAATCTCGCCAAGTTAGCTGTCGTTTAAATAAAACAAGGGCAAGAATAAATAAACATAAACTAACGGTAATCGGAAACCACAAACCATGTGCAGATAAGTCTAAATGCTGAATTGCTTGCTTCAACATTGTTCACCTCAAAAGAAAGAGTTAGTGTTGAAGTTAGCCTATGTTATGGAAGGTATTTTATACATTTTCTACGCGTTGCGTGTATATTCTTCTCGCAAGATTGAATATAACTTTAAGTCTTGATGAGTTCCTTTAATAAACATGGCTTTTCGAATCGTTCCTTCATAAGACATACCGATTTTTTTCATTACTTTCTCAGATGCAGCATTTTCAACAAAGCACCTTGCCTGAATGCGCACTAAATCCATTTCTTCAAATCCAAACGCAATTACTTTTTCAGCTGCTTCCGTAACAAATCCCTTATTCCAATATTCTTCAGAAATCGCATAGCCAATTTCCGCAATGCGATGAGTAGGGTTCCAAGTGACAAAGTCAATGGTGCCAATACATTTTTTTAAGGCTTTGATTTCCATAGCCCAAGGAGAAATGGATTGGTTGCTGTACTGCTTTAAAACGAAGGAAACAAACTCTTTTGTATCTTGAAGCTTTCGGTGCTTTTCCCAATTTACATATCTGCTTACCTTTTCATTTGAGGCATATTCAAACATGTCACGCACATCTTTTTTTGTAACTTTCCGCAAGCGGAGTCTTTCGGTTTCTAGCGTGGGTAAATTTCCGTATATATCTTTTACTTGAATCATAAAGTTGTCTCCTTTCTCACCAAGAAGTGGATGAAGTGTGGATAATAATGTTTCTTAGAAGCTGCAGCATTCCAAAAATGCGCTTTCTATTTCATGTGCTTGATTCTTTAATTGTAAAATATTTCATTGGTGAGCGTAAGAGGTCAAATGGGTTTTTGAAAAATAAAAAATTATTTTTTCTGTTCATAATCAGTTCACATATGCTTGTTAGACTAAAGTCAGAAATTACGAAGGAGTGAAATGAAACACATGAACAGTGAAGTGAAAGAAGAACGAACTTCAAATGAAAAAAGAATAGACTTATTTTTAGTTCCCATTGTTTTAATTGGAGCGTTTTTGAACTTATTTAAAATTTGGACAGATGAATACGCCAACGCTTATTACACGGCAGCTGTCAAAAGTATGCTTCAAAGTTTTCATAATTTCTTTTACGCATCTTTTGATCCAGGAGGCTATGTAACGATTGATAAGCCGCCGGTTGTATTTTGGATTCAGACAATTAGTGCCAAAATATTTGGATTTCACGGATGGAGCGTCATTCTACCGCAAGCATTAGCAGGCATCGGTTCAGTCC contains the following coding sequences:
- a CDS encoding MarR family winged helix-turn-helix transcriptional regulator, with translation MQEKNSIELIEYELTTFIRRAVYLDNSENKIGNLERSAYLLLRQLDEFGPARVKELAEAFKLDISTLSRQAAALENKKLISRSSDPSDGRVSLFDITPRGKRMLQTDKQMRLERYHSMLKKWSSEEKELFGKLLMRMNDAFID
- a CDS encoding GNAT family N-acetyltransferase, which produces MIQVKDIYGNLPTLETERLRLRKVTKKDVRDMFEYASNEKVSRYVNWEKHRKLQDTKEFVSFVLKQYSNQSISPWAMEIKALKKCIGTIDFVTWNPTHRIAEIGYAISEEYWNKGFVTEAAEKVIAFGFEEMDLVRIQARCFVENAASEKVMKKIGMSYEGTIRKAMFIKGTHQDLKLYSILREEYTRNA
- a CDS encoding STAS domain-containing protein, whose translation is MKEELVYIGKKILEHKYSLSEKLAERLDSTHTLSIEELKEKKILKWRVSIMEYFGRALFEEQEDVLKLVKEWALDTGKYAVEKNIPLEKALGILPIYRSVIWDVFTRELEEHQFAAITMLHVSERIDPLLDTVTYVFGQIYDEHNRYMMNLAYTSLEELSVPLVPVTKGIAIMPIIGEIDTHRSQVIMETCLKKGTSLQLSYLILDISGVVIIDTMVADNLFKIHRSLKLVGVEAIITGIRPEIAQTVVKLGINFNQIKTEANLEAALLKIGFRRPEEHSRAHVSSQRIK
- a CDS encoding GNAT family N-acetyltransferase translates to METAVLMKPDVAYKKAYMSFYHEWKASGEKMIPWVIAKDPAYFEKMVQELLDAEKGIGLKKGYVPDSTYWLMHHEKVIGVVNIRHELSEILRNSGGHIGYGIRPSERQKGYAKLLLKLSLQEIKKLGVQRALVVCDDWNTASRRTILANGGIQDEDYIEENGAVVQRFWIHTDKMA
- a CDS encoding phospholipase, with protein sequence MIMSVPNKRKATPCLFPGYKWCGPGCSGPGCPVNDVDCCCKYHDLCYEDYGSCRSCDEQFLDCLCSKANPYSLKGRQAYAMYTYMRLKLALKQYD
- a CDS encoding LrgB family protein — protein: MQEFFIALFIIIATVALYLVMAKVYVRFSYPILIPVLTTTVFVILLLLAFHISYDEYMIGGKWINSLLGPAVVALAYPLYKQREMLVKYSIPIIGGVFVGLFAGMISGLVFAEVFGIDRSLILSIVPKSITTPVAIQIATGLGGVPSMTVVFVMIAGFSGVILGPLLLKWIRIKSSLGKGIALGSASHALGTSKAFEYGELTVSMSSVSMTLSAVLGSVFGPIVVWLFQV
- a CDS encoding CidA/LrgA family protein; translated protein: MKVIRIILQIAILYAFSMIGEAVHHILHLPIPGSIIGLILMLICLTCKIVPIKVIEDGASFLLSFLPLLFIPAMAGVMNYPSLLSSSGAILFLIIVLSTIITMAAAGAASQLLEKKANKRKEKQQCKNSLSRSL